The following are from one region of the Petrotoga sibirica DSM 13575 genome:
- a CDS encoding lipoate--protein ligase family protein: protein MIKIIVDKPYEGWMNMALDISIAKLSAIRKISTLRIYQWKDPTLSLGKHQKTDNLNWEFINSNNISVVRRPSGGRAVLHNNEITYSFSTFINNENLPNNLLASYLKISQALVRSLHELGIEADLESSKKEGVTKDLCYDAPSFYEVKVNGKKLIGSAQYRTANFILQHGSIPIKHDYETYINSFKYSHTDWIKQHLISSTIDLETIFKKPISKMEIVKAFEIGFKSVFKEEISEGVLEQEEIILAQKMKNDFTVLEEMN from the coding sequence ATGATCAAAATTATTGTTGATAAGCCTTATGAAGGCTGGATGAATATGGCATTAGACATATCAATAGCCAAACTCAGTGCAATAAGAAAAATTTCCACATTAAGGATATACCAATGGAAAGACCCCACCTTATCCCTTGGCAAACATCAAAAAACAGACAACCTAAACTGGGAGTTTATAAATAGTAACAATATCTCTGTTGTAAGAAGGCCCTCAGGTGGGAGAGCGGTTTTACACAATAATGAAATAACCTATTCTTTTTCAACCTTTATTAACAACGAAAACTTACCAAATAATCTACTTGCAAGCTACTTGAAAATCTCTCAAGCGCTGGTAAGATCACTACACGAATTAGGAATTGAAGCGGATCTTGAAAGTTCAAAAAAAGAAGGTGTAACTAAGGATCTTTGCTATGATGCACCCTCATTTTATGAAGTGAAAGTTAATGGAAAGAAACTAATTGGAAGCGCACAATACAGAACGGCAAATTTCATTCTTCAACATGGTTCAATTCCAATTAAGCATGACTATGAAACCTACATTAACTCTTTTAAATACTCTCATACTGATTGGATAAAACAGCATTTAATTAGTTCAACCATCGATTTAGAAACAATTTTTAAAAAACCTATTTCAAAGATGGAGATTGTCAAAGCTTTTGAAATAGGTTTTAAGTCGGTTTTCAAAGAAGAAATATCAGAAGGTGTTTTAGAACAAGAGGAAATAATTCTTGCACAAAAAATGAAAAATGATTTTACCGTTCTGGAGGAAATGAACTAA
- a CDS encoding flagellar basal body P-ring protein FlgI: MRKNLFVTFLLILIISGYAFAGVRVKDISNFRGARDNQLFGIGLVTGLDGTGDSGDVPSEMINNMLTNFNINLTSYVETENTALVMVFADIPSFYKEGMRLDVTVAAIGDSDSIENGVLMQTPLYGADNRVYAVAQGNVLTGGANVRSSSNLQQRYKAVGYIPEGAIIEREIPARIVDEDTVTINLKQPDFTTSARVANAINSTFSLKIAKALDPSSIKVEVPKYFEDDIISFLALIEEIEITPDVKAKIVINEKTGTIVLGGDVGIADFTVSYGNFSVSVENGKISGKPATVANLITALKTAGATPQDIIAIIQSAKAYIYADLVVM, translated from the coding sequence ATGAGAAAAAATTTATTTGTCACCTTTTTATTAATTTTAATTATAAGTGGTTATGCCTTTGCTGGAGTTAGAGTAAAAGATATCTCGAATTTCAGAGGTGCAAGGGACAATCAATTATTTGGAATCGGTTTAGTTACAGGTTTAGATGGTACAGGAGATTCGGGGGATGTACCCTCTGAGATGATAAATAATATGCTGACCAACTTTAACATCAATCTTACCTCTTATGTTGAAACAGAAAATACCGCCCTTGTTATGGTTTTCGCTGATATACCATCTTTTTACAAGGAAGGTATGAGGTTAGACGTTACTGTAGCTGCTATAGGTGATTCTGATTCAATTGAAAATGGAGTCTTAATGCAAACGCCTCTTTATGGTGCTGATAATAGAGTTTATGCTGTTGCACAAGGTAATGTTTTAACTGGTGGAGCCAATGTCCGTTCATCATCTAACCTACAACAAAGATATAAAGCAGTCGGTTATATCCCTGAAGGGGCTATTATAGAGAGAGAAATTCCTGCTCGGATTGTAGATGAAGACACTGTGACTATCAACTTGAAACAACCAGATTTTACAACATCGGCGAGGGTTGCTAACGCAATAAATTCAACTTTTTCATTAAAAATCGCCAAAGCCCTTGATCCATCTTCAATTAAGGTAGAAGTTCCAAAATATTTTGAAGATGATATAATATCTTTTTTAGCTTTAATTGAAGAGATAGAGATTACTCCCGATGTAAAAGCCAAGATAGTGATCAATGAAAAAACTGGAACGATAGTTCTTGGAGGAGATGTCGGAATAGCTGATTTCACTGTTAGTTATGGTAACTTCAGTGTAAGTGTTGAAAACGGGAAAATAAGTGGGAAACCAGCAACGGTTGCGAATTTGATTACAGCTTTAAAAACGGCAGGAGCAACTCCTCAAGATATAATTGCAATTATTCAAAGCGCTAAAGCTTACATATATGCTGACTTGGTGGTGATGTAA
- a CDS encoding flagellar basal body L-ring protein FlgH, translating into MTDIKFSKVFIIFLIFLVSTSLGFSESLWNKSDEQGNSIYNYNQDFGVGDVVTIVVSENPSLTLSENMPDYKKASVGTINSVVNNIGGVDLSNFLPIGAGDPTQVSVQNNQKSSSSSAEVQLFVSGIIQEKDQNGLLKIRGEKEIKVGNNRNTMIVEGYVSPKNIAKDGTIFSSSLANAKIWYDGDIVFQQDPNEPSWLTSILSGIANIFF; encoded by the coding sequence ATGACTGATATAAAGTTTTCAAAAGTTTTTATTATTTTCTTAATTTTTCTAGTTTCAACTAGCCTTGGTTTCTCTGAATCATTATGGAATAAAAGCGATGAACAAGGTAACTCTATTTACAACTATAACCAGGATTTTGGAGTAGGAGATGTTGTAACGATTGTAGTTTCCGAAAATCCTTCCCTCACTTTATCTGAAAATATGCCTGATTACAAAAAAGCGTCTGTTGGTACGATTAACTCAGTAGTAAATAATATAGGAGGGGTAGATTTATCTAATTTTTTACCTATTGGGGCTGGAGATCCAACGCAGGTTAGTGTACAAAACAATCAAAAAAGTTCTTCTTCTTCTGCAGAGGTTCAATTATTTGTATCTGGTATAATTCAAGAAAAAGATCAAAATGGACTTTTAAAAATTAGAGGAGAAAAGGAAATTAAAGTGGGGAATAACAGGAATACTATGATTGTTGAAGGTTATGTTTCTCCCAAAAACATAGCAAAAGACGGAACTATTTTTTCTTCTAGTTTAGCTAATGCAAAGATTTGGTACGATGGAGATATAGTTTTCCAACAGGATCCTAACGAACCGTCATGGTTAACTTCTATACTTTCAGGAATAGCAAATATATTTTTTTAG